In a single window of the Pseudomonas oryzihabitans genome:
- a CDS encoding MFS transporter — MSDYAQPRVQPSAASSRREERKVIFASSLGTVFEWYDFFLYGALAAVISKQFFAGVNDTTAFIFALLAFAAGFVVRPFGALVFGRLGDMVGRKYTFLATIILMGIATFGVGLLPTYASIGVAAPIILVLLRLLQGLALGGEYGGAATYIAEHAPPGKRGAHTSWLQSTATLGLLLSLVVILVCRYLTGDQFEVWGWRLPFLLSIFLLAISTWIRLSMHESPAFLRMKAEGKQSKAPIRDSFTNWSNLKVVLIALFSINGGQAVTFYLSQFYVMFFLTQTLKLDPVLANNLLIVSVILGAPFFVIAGWLSDKVGRKPILMLGLLLATVLYFPLFKALTHYANPQIYQASQQAPIVVTADPATCTFQFDPVGKARFDSPCDRVKTLLAKSGLPYSSVAAAPGDAVQVNVGDKVIVGYDEPALRAAVQAAGYPAKADSAQVNKPMVVAVIFALILIATLCYGPLAALMVELFPTRIRYTSMSLPYHIGNGWFGGFLPTVSFALVVYTGDIFYGLWYPVLITGVSLIVGLLCLPETRHRDLDAD, encoded by the coding sequence ATGTCCGACTATGCCCAACCCCGGGTACAACCCAGCGCGGCCAGCAGTCGCCGCGAAGAACGCAAGGTGATCTTCGCCTCGTCCCTGGGGACCGTCTTCGAGTGGTACGACTTCTTTCTCTATGGCGCCCTGGCAGCGGTGATCAGCAAGCAGTTCTTCGCCGGCGTCAACGACACCACCGCCTTCATCTTCGCCCTGCTGGCCTTTGCCGCCGGTTTCGTGGTGAGGCCCTTCGGCGCCCTGGTGTTCGGGCGCCTGGGCGACATGGTCGGGCGCAAGTACACCTTCCTCGCCACCATCATCCTCATGGGCATCGCCACCTTCGGTGTCGGCCTGCTGCCCACCTATGCCAGTATCGGCGTGGCCGCGCCCATCATCCTGGTGTTGCTGCGCCTCCTGCAGGGCCTGGCCCTGGGTGGCGAATACGGCGGGGCCGCCACCTACATTGCCGAGCACGCGCCGCCCGGCAAGCGCGGCGCCCACACCAGCTGGCTGCAATCGACCGCGACCCTGGGCCTGTTGCTGTCGCTGGTGGTGATCCTGGTCTGCCGCTACCTGACCGGTGACCAGTTCGAGGTCTGGGGCTGGCGCCTGCCGTTCCTGCTGTCGATCTTCCTGCTGGCGATCTCCACCTGGATCCGCCTGTCGATGCACGAGTCGCCGGCCTTTCTGCGCATGAAGGCCGAGGGCAAGCAGAGCAAGGCGCCGATCCGCGATTCCTTCACCAACTGGAGCAACCTCAAGGTGGTGCTGATCGCCCTGTTCAGCATCAATGGCGGCCAGGCGGTGACCTTCTACCTGTCGCAGTTCTATGTGATGTTCTTTCTCACCCAGACCCTCAAACTGGACCCGGTGCTGGCCAACAACCTGCTGATCGTCAGCGTCATCCTCGGCGCGCCTTTCTTCGTCATCGCCGGCTGGCTGTCGGACAAGGTCGGGCGCAAGCCGATCCTCATGCTCGGCCTGCTGCTGGCCACGGTGCTCTACTTCCCGCTGTTCAAGGCCCTGACCCACTACGCCAACCCGCAGATCTACCAGGCCAGCCAGCAGGCCCCCATCGTGGTCACCGCCGATCCGGCCACCTGCACCTTCCAGTTCGACCCGGTGGGCAAGGCGCGCTTCGACAGTCCCTGCGACCGGGTCAAGACACTGCTGGCCAAGAGTGGCCTGCCCTACAGCAGCGTGGCCGCGGCACCAGGGGACGCGGTGCAGGTCAACGTCGGTGACAAGGTCATCGTCGGCTACGACGAGCCGGCCCTGCGCGCCGCAGTACAGGCCGCCGGGTATCCGGCCAAGGCCGACTCGGCGCAGGTCAACAAGCCCATGGTGGTGGCGGTGATCTTCGCCCTGATCCTCATCGCCACCCTCTGCTATGGACCGCTGGCGGCGTTGATGGTGGAGCTGTTTCCCACCCGCATCCGCTACACCTCGATGTCGCTGCCGTACCACATCGGCAACGGCTGGTTCGGCGGCTTCCTGCCGACGGTGTCCTTTGCCCTGGTGGTCTATACCGGCGACATCTTCTACGGCCTCTGGTACCCGGTGCTGATCACCGGCGTCAGCCTGATAGTGGGCCTGCTGTGCCTGCCGGAAACCCGCCACCGCGACCTCGACGCCGATTGA
- a CDS encoding GMC family oxidoreductase — protein sequence MPGPAAEYDFIIVGAGPAGCLLANRLSADPAHRVLLLEAGGRDNHPWIHIPVGYLFCIGNPRTDWCFKTEVEAGLGGRALNYPRGRVLGGCSSINGMIYMRGQARDYDGWAAAGNPGWGWQDVLPLFKRMEDHCDGASTFHGAGGEWRVERQRLHWTLLDAFRSAADQTGIEPVEDFNTGDNEGCGYFQVNQRNGVRWNAAKAFLKPIRQRANLQVLTGVQVERVLLEEGRARAVLARLPGQAEPQRLVARREIVLCAGAIGSPTLLQRSGIGPRGLLEGLGIGVQHRLEGVGGNLQDHLQLRLIYRVHGVPTLNALAGSLWGKLGMGLEYLWSRSGPLAMAPSQLGAFARSDPEQPSANLQYHVQPLSLERFGEPLHGFPAFTASVCNLRPASRGQVAIRSADLQAAPLIQPRYLSAPEDLKVAADAIRLTRRIAAAPALAAYRPEEYLPGPSYQTEAELQQAARAIGTTIFHPSGTCRMGQGTDAVVDARLRVHGIPGLRVADASIMPTLVSGNSCSPTLMIAEQAANFMLAEAREQGVTELPAALARPERFSAA from the coding sequence ATGCCCGGTCCTGCTGCGGAATATGACTTCATCATCGTCGGTGCCGGTCCGGCCGGCTGCCTGTTGGCCAATCGACTGTCCGCCGATCCGGCCCATCGCGTACTGCTGCTGGAAGCGGGCGGGCGCGACAACCATCCCTGGATCCACATCCCGGTCGGCTACCTGTTCTGCATCGGCAATCCGCGCACCGACTGGTGCTTCAAGACCGAGGTGGAAGCGGGCCTGGGCGGCCGGGCGCTCAATTATCCGCGCGGTCGGGTGCTGGGCGGCTGCTCCTCCATCAACGGCATGATCTACATGCGTGGCCAAGCCCGTGACTATGACGGCTGGGCCGCCGCCGGTAATCCGGGGTGGGGCTGGCAAGACGTGCTGCCGCTGTTCAAGCGCATGGAAGATCACTGCGATGGCGCCTCGACCTTTCATGGCGCGGGGGGCGAGTGGCGGGTGGAGCGCCAGCGCCTGCACTGGACGCTGCTCGACGCCTTTCGCAGTGCCGCCGACCAGACTGGCATCGAGCCGGTAGAGGACTTCAACACCGGCGACAACGAAGGCTGCGGCTATTTCCAGGTCAATCAGCGCAATGGGGTGCGCTGGAATGCGGCCAAGGCCTTTCTCAAGCCGATCCGCCAGCGCGCCAATCTGCAGGTGCTGACGGGTGTCCAGGTGGAGCGGGTACTGCTGGAGGAGGGCAGGGCGCGGGCGGTGCTGGCGCGCCTGCCGGGCCAGGCCGAGCCCCAGCGCCTGGTGGCGCGCCGGGAGATCGTGCTCTGCGCCGGCGCCATCGGCTCGCCGACCCTGCTGCAGCGTTCCGGTATCGGCCCGCGCGGCCTGCTCGAAGGGCTGGGCATCGGTGTCCAGCATCGACTGGAAGGGGTCGGCGGCAATCTGCAGGATCACCTGCAACTGCGCCTGATCTATCGGGTGCATGGCGTGCCGACCCTCAATGCCCTGGCCGGCAGTCTCTGGGGCAAGCTGGGCATGGGCCTGGAGTATCTCTGGAGCCGCAGTGGTCCCCTGGCCATGGCGCCAAGCCAACTGGGCGCCTTCGCCCGTTCCGATCCGGAGCAGCCTTCGGCCAATCTGCAGTATCACGTGCAGCCGCTGTCGCTGGAGCGCTTCGGCGAGCCGCTGCACGGCTTTCCCGCCTTTACCGCCTCGGTGTGCAACCTGCGACCGGCCAGTCGTGGCCAGGTGGCCATCCGCAGCGCCGACCTCCAGGCCGCGCCGCTGATCCAGCCGCGCTACCTCAGCGCGCCGGAGGATCTCAAGGTGGCCGCCGACGCCATCCGCCTGACCCGGCGCATCGCCGCCGCGCCGGCACTGGCGGCCTATCGACCCGAGGAGTATCTGCCGGGCCCGTCCTATCAGACGGAGGCGGAGTTGCAGCAGGCCGCGCGGGCCATCGGCACCACCATCTTCCATCCTTCCGGCACCTGTCGCATGGGCCAGGGCACCGATGCCGTGGTGGATGCCCGCCTGCGGGTGCATGGCATTCCGGGCCTTCGAGTGGCCGACGCCTCCATCATGCCGACCCTGGTCTCGGGCAACAGCTGTTCGCCGACGCTGATGATCGCCGAGCAGGCGGCCAATTTCATGCTGGCCGAGGCCCGCGAGCAGGGCGTGACCGAGCTGCCCGCGGCGCTGGCCCGACCCGAGCGGTTCTCGGCTGCCTAG
- a CDS encoding LysR family transcriptional regulator gives MFDWNDLRVFLEVQRHGRLLTAARSLGVSHATVARHLEALERALGSQLLVQQASGYQLTPAGQALLAHAQAMEEAALLAQEAVTQRLNPLGQVRVGVTEGLGTGFLAQRLGALLRDYPGLEVELVSVPRFVSVTNREADIAITLERPTAEGLIGRRLTPYRLRFYASRAYLDRAPALDAEADLGEQAFIGYVDDLLYTRELQFIQGLCPEPRIVFRSTSVIAQREAACAGIGIAVLPCYLVGQKTPLEGVLPERSFTREYWISTHRELHRSARLRVVWDFLLHLCAAERSVLLGDERPLP, from the coding sequence ATGTTCGATTGGAACGATCTGCGGGTTTTTCTGGAGGTCCAGCGCCATGGCCGCCTGCTCACCGCCGCTCGCAGCCTGGGCGTCAGTCATGCCACCGTCGCCCGTCACCTGGAGGCGCTGGAACGCGCCCTGGGCAGCCAGTTGCTGGTGCAGCAGGCCAGCGGCTATCAGCTCACCCCCGCCGGCCAGGCCCTGCTGGCGCATGCCCAGGCGATGGAAGAAGCCGCGCTGCTGGCCCAGGAGGCCGTGACCCAGAGGCTCAATCCGCTGGGCCAGGTACGGGTCGGGGTGACCGAAGGCCTGGGCACCGGCTTTCTCGCCCAGCGCCTGGGAGCGCTGCTGCGCGATTATCCGGGTCTGGAAGTGGAGCTGGTCTCGGTGCCGCGCTTCGTCAGCGTCACCAACCGCGAAGCGGACATCGCCATCACCCTGGAAAGGCCCACCGCCGAAGGCCTGATCGGCCGGCGACTGACGCCCTATCGCCTGAGATTCTATGCCAGTCGCGCCTACCTGGATCGAGCACCGGCGCTGGATGCCGAAGCCGACCTCGGCGAACAGGCCTTCATCGGTTACGTCGACGACCTGCTGTACACTCGTGAACTGCAATTCATCCAGGGACTCTGCCCCGAACCGCGCATCGTCTTTCGCAGCACCAGCGTCATCGCCCAGCGCGAGGCCGCTTGTGCCGGCATCGGCATCGCGGTGTTGCCCTGCTACCTGGTGGGTCAGAAGACCCCCTTGGAAGGCGTGCTCCCGGAGCGGTCCTTCACCCGCGAGTACTGGATCTCGACCCACCGGGAGTTGCACCGCTCAGCGCGCCTGCGCGTGGTCTGGGATTTCCTGTTGCACCTCTGCGCGGCGGAGCGGAGCGTCCTGCTGGGCGATGAACGCCCGCTCCCCTAG
- a CDS encoding tellurite resistance TerB family protein: MNTRGLLDQLLRAGQQALAKKTGQSTTRPGAGTPSSGKDPLGGLLSGLGSSGLAAGALTALLGSKRGRGLGGKAIGYGGLAALGMAAYKAYQSWQANQAQGTQTAEPRTVDRVPEHEAEAHGRAVLIALIAAAKADGHVDDQERQAIEAEMAKVDDDPELRSWLQRELEQPLDPAKVAAAAETPEMAAEMYLASLMLIDDQQYMEKAYLDELARQLRLEPGLRTELEREAAAV; the protein is encoded by the coding sequence ATGAATACCCGCGGTTTGCTCGATCAGTTGCTCAGGGCCGGCCAGCAGGCCCTGGCCAAGAAGACCGGCCAGTCGACCACGCGGCCGGGTGCCGGTACGCCGTCGTCGGGCAAGGACCCCTTGGGCGGCCTGCTCTCGGGCTTGGGTAGCAGCGGGTTGGCCGCCGGCGCCCTGACGGCCCTGCTGGGCAGCAAGCGCGGCCGTGGCCTGGGCGGCAAGGCCATTGGCTACGGCGGGCTGGCGGCACTTGGCATGGCTGCCTACAAGGCCTATCAGTCCTGGCAAGCCAATCAGGCGCAGGGTACGCAGACCGCCGAGCCTCGCACCGTGGATCGGGTGCCAGAGCACGAAGCCGAGGCCCATGGCCGGGCGGTACTCATCGCACTGATCGCGGCAGCCAAGGCCGATGGTCATGTCGATGACCAGGAGCGCCAGGCCATCGAGGCCGAGATGGCTAAGGTGGATGACGATCCCGAGCTGCGCAGCTGGTTGCAGCGGGAACTGGAACAACCGCTGGATCCGGCCAAGGTCGCCGCGGCAGCCGAAACACCGGAGATGGCCGCCGAGATGTACCTGGCCAGCCTGATGCTGATCGACGATCAGCAGTACATGGAAAAGGCTTACCTGGACGAACTGGCGCGTCAGCTGCGCCTGGAACCAGGCCTGCGGACCGAACTGGAACGTGAGGCCGCGGCGGTCTGA
- a CDS encoding nuclear transport factor 2 family protein, with product MRSRLAVLFALSLALTAGQVQAAAEDARLIANRYLDAWNDHDAEAASALLDPKVQYFDSGAATTETSRTQARDRIVKVTLKAVPDLEVKMVHKPVIGPRSIAFEWELTGNRVTATGKQPVKIRGASIMKIRDGRIWYLGDYYDSDALEALLRPVKP from the coding sequence ATGCGTTCGCGTCTGGCTGTGCTGTTCGCGCTTTCGCTCGCCCTCACCGCCGGCCAGGTTCAGGCCGCCGCCGAGGACGCCCGCCTCATCGCCAATCGCTATCTCGATGCCTGGAACGATCACGACGCCGAGGCCGCCAGCGCGCTGCTCGATCCCAAGGTGCAGTATTTCGACAGTGGTGCTGCCACCACCGAGACCAGCCGCACCCAGGCCCGTGACCGCATCGTCAAGGTCACACTCAAGGCCGTGCCCGATCTGGAGGTGAAGATGGTGCACAAGCCGGTGATCGGTCCGCGCAGCATCGCCTTCGAATGGGAACTGACCGGCAACCGCGTTACCGCCACTGGCAAGCAGCCGGTGAAGATTCGCGGCGCCAGCATCATGAAGATCCGCGACGGCCGCATCTGGTACCTGGGCGACTACTACGACAGCGACGCGCTGGAAGCCCTGCTGCGACCGGTCAAGCCCTGA
- a CDS encoding NADH:flavin oxidoreductase/NADH oxidase, with protein sequence MSLLFQPLTLRQLTLPNRVVVSPMCQYSSEDGFANDWHLVHLGSRATGGAGLVIFEATAVTADGRITPQDLGLWKDEQIEPLRRITQFIEGQGSVAGIQLAHAGRKASTWQPWLGKHGSVPIAEGGWVPVAPSAIAFDPQHTRPTAMDRDDIASVRRAFVETAERALAAGFKVAEVHAAHGYLLHQFLSPLSNRREDDYGGNFENRIRLLLEVTADVRAVWPEELPLFVRVSATDWVEDGWDVDETVELARRLKTLGVDLIDVSSGGTAAQADIPTGPGYQTQFAERVRKEADIPSGAVGMITDAAQAEHVLRTGQADLVLLARELLRDPYWPLNAAESLREKVSWPPQYVRAAHRDTPLRKPFGAE encoded by the coding sequence ATGAGTCTCCTGTTCCAGCCCCTGACCCTGCGTCAGCTGACCCTGCCCAATCGCGTGGTGGTCTCCCCGATGTGCCAGTACTCCAGCGAAGACGGCTTCGCCAACGACTGGCATCTGGTCCACCTCGGCAGCCGCGCCACCGGTGGCGCCGGTCTGGTGATCTTCGAAGCCACCGCGGTCACCGCCGACGGGCGCATCACGCCCCAGGACCTGGGCCTGTGGAAGGATGAGCAGATCGAGCCCCTGCGGCGCATCACCCAGTTCATCGAAGGCCAGGGCAGCGTCGCCGGCATCCAGCTGGCCCACGCCGGGCGCAAGGCCAGTACCTGGCAGCCCTGGCTCGGCAAGCACGGCAGCGTGCCCATCGCCGAGGGCGGCTGGGTGCCGGTGGCGCCTTCGGCCATCGCCTTCGATCCGCAGCACACCCGGCCCACGGCCATGGATCGCGATGATATCGCCAGCGTCCGCCGGGCCTTCGTGGAGACCGCCGAGCGCGCCCTGGCGGCCGGCTTCAAGGTCGCCGAGGTCCATGCCGCCCACGGCTATCTGCTGCACCAGTTCCTCTCGCCGCTCTCCAATCGCCGCGAGGACGATTACGGCGGCAATTTCGAGAATCGCATTCGCCTGTTGCTGGAAGTCACCGCCGATGTACGCGCGGTCTGGCCGGAAGAGTTGCCGTTGTTCGTGCGGGTTTCCGCCACTGACTGGGTAGAAGACGGTTGGGATGTCGACGAGACGGTGGAGCTGGCACGCCGGCTGAAGACGCTAGGCGTCGACCTGATCGACGTCTCCTCCGGTGGCACCGCCGCCCAGGCGGACATTCCTACCGGGCCCGGCTACCAGACCCAGTTCGCCGAGCGGGTACGCAAGGAAGCCGACATCCCCAGTGGCGCGGTGGGCATGATCACCGATGCGGCCCAGGCCGAGCACGTGCTGCGTACCGGGCAGGCCGATCTGGTGCTGTTGGCACGCGAACTGCTGCGCGATCCCTACTGGCCGCTCAACGCTGCCGAGTCCCTGCGCGAAAAGGTTTCCTGGCCGCCGCAGTACGTGCGTGCCGCGCACCGGGATACGCCACTGCGCAAGCCGTTCGGCGCGGAGTAG
- the recJ gene encoding single-stranded-DNA-specific exonuclease RecJ: MRLEPRPLPAVLPDLGDLPPLLTRLYAARGVTQPEELDKGLARLVPYHQLKGIEAAVELLARALEERRRILIVGDFDADGATASAVGVLALRRLGAAWVDYLVPNRFEYGYGLTPEIVAVALQREPEVLLTVDNGISSLDGVAVAKAAGLQVVITDHHLPGAELPAADAIVNPNQPACAFPSKCIAGVGVIFYVMLALRSRLRESGWFARQGLAEPNLAELLDLVALGSVADVVPLDANNRILVHQGLMRIRAGRARPGLKALLEVAGRQPGKVASSDLGFILGPRLNAAGRLDDMSIGIELLLCEDPQLAQEYAQQLDDFNKDRKSIEQGMQREALKQLKELPEDNLPFGLCLFDPEWHQGVIGILASRLKEKYHRPALAFADDGSGTGMLKGSARSVAGLHIRDALDAVATRHPGLITKFGGHAMAAGLSLPQAHYETFAAAFDAEVRRHLQADDLSGRLQTDGCLAPAEFQLNLAQALRQAGPWGQQFPEPLFHGTFEILSQRLLKERHLKLTLRSEQGGPELDGIAFNIDRDTWPDPNIRWAELAYRLDVNEFRGNESVQLLVVHLAPR, encoded by the coding sequence ATGCGCCTGGAGCCTCGCCCGCTGCCGGCGGTGTTGCCCGACCTGGGCGACCTGCCGCCGCTGCTCACCCGGCTCTATGCCGCGCGCGGCGTGACCCAGCCGGAAGAACTGGACAAGGGCCTGGCGCGGCTGGTGCCCTATCACCAGCTCAAGGGCATCGAGGCGGCGGTGGAGCTGCTGGCCCGCGCCCTGGAAGAGCGCCGCCGCATCCTCATCGTCGGCGATTTCGACGCCGATGGCGCCACCGCCAGCGCCGTGGGCGTGCTGGCCCTGCGCCGGCTGGGCGCCGCCTGGGTCGACTACCTGGTACCCAATCGTTTCGAATACGGCTATGGCCTGACGCCCGAGATCGTCGCCGTGGCCCTGCAGCGCGAACCCGAGGTGCTGCTCACCGTCGACAACGGCATCTCCAGCCTGGATGGGGTGGCCGTGGCCAAGGCGGCCGGGCTGCAGGTGGTCATCACCGACCACCACCTGCCGGGCGCCGAATTGCCCGCCGCTGACGCCATCGTCAATCCCAACCAGCCGGCCTGCGCCTTTCCCAGCAAGTGCATCGCCGGGGTCGGGGTGATCTTCTATGTGATGCTGGCCCTGCGCAGCCGCCTGCGCGAGAGCGGCTGGTTCGCCCGTCAGGGCCTGGCCGAGCCCAATCTGGCCGAGTTGCTGGATCTGGTGGCCCTGGGTAGCGTCGCCGACGTGGTGCCGCTGGATGCCAACAACCGCATCCTGGTGCACCAGGGGCTGATGCGGATCCGCGCCGGCCGGGCACGGCCGGGGCTCAAGGCACTGCTGGAAGTGGCCGGGCGCCAACCGGGCAAGGTGGCCTCCAGCGATCTCGGTTTCATCCTCGGGCCGCGCCTCAATGCGGCCGGTCGCCTGGACGACATGTCCATCGGCATCGAGTTGCTGCTCTGCGAAGACCCGCAGCTGGCGCAGGAATACGCCCAGCAACTGGACGACTTCAACAAGGACCGCAAGAGCATCGAGCAGGGCATGCAGCGCGAAGCGCTCAAGCAGCTCAAGGAATTGCCGGAAGACAATCTGCCCTTCGGTCTCTGCCTGTTCGATCCAGAATGGCACCAGGGCGTGATCGGTATCCTCGCCTCGCGCCTCAAGGAAAAGTATCACCGCCCCGCGCTGGCCTTTGCCGATGACGGCAGCGGCACCGGCATGCTCAAGGGTTCGGCGCGTTCGGTGGCCGGGTTGCACATCCGCGATGCCCTGGACGCTGTGGCGACCCGCCATCCGGGACTGATCACCAAGTTCGGTGGTCACGCCATGGCCGCCGGCCTCAGCCTGCCCCAGGCGCACTACGAGACCTTTGCCGCCGCCTTCGACGCCGAGGTGCGGCGCCACCTGCAAGCCGACGACCTCAGCGGGCGACTGCAGACCGACGGCTGCCTCGCTCCTGCCGAGTTCCAGCTCAACCTGGCCCAGGCCCTGCGTCAGGCCGGTCCCTGGGGCCAGCAGTTTCCCGAGCCGCTGTTCCACGGCACCTTCGAGATCCTCTCCCAGCGTCTGCTCAAGGAGCGCCATCTCAAGCTGACCCTGCGCAGCGAGCAGGGTGGCCCGGAGCTGGACGGCATCGCCTTCAACATCGACCGCGACACTTGGCCCGATCCCAACATCCGCTGGGCCGAGCTGGCCTATCGGCTGGACGTGAACGAGTTTCGCGGCAACGAGAGCGTGCAACTGCTGGTGGTGCACCTGGCGCCGCGTTAG
- a CDS encoding YaeQ family protein translates to MALQATPYKVELNLTDLDRGVYENLRLTVARHPSETEERLVVRLLAFALWYNEQLAFGRGLSDVDEPALWEKSLDGRVLHWIEVGQPDAERLTWCSRRTERTSLLAYGNLRVWQTKVVDAVRTLKNLHIAAVPAEPLAELARDLPRSIAWQVMISEGTLFVTDDRGQHELQLEWLLGER, encoded by the coding sequence ATGGCTCTGCAAGCCACGCCCTACAAAGTCGAACTCAACCTCACCGATCTGGATCGTGGGGTCTACGAGAATCTGCGCCTGACCGTGGCGCGGCATCCCTCCGAGACCGAGGAGCGGCTGGTGGTACGGTTGTTGGCCTTTGCGCTCTGGTACAACGAGCAGCTGGCCTTTGGGCGCGGCCTGTCCGATGTCGACGAGCCGGCGCTGTGGGAGAAGAGTCTCGATGGTCGGGTACTGCACTGGATCGAGGTCGGGCAGCCCGATGCCGAGCGCCTGACCTGGTGCAGCCGTCGCACCGAACGTACCAGCCTGCTGGCCTATGGCAACCTGCGTGTCTGGCAGACCAAGGTGGTGGATGCGGTCAGGACGCTGAAGAACCTGCACATCGCCGCCGTACCCGCCGAGCCCCTGGCCGAGCTGGCCCGCGATCTGCCGCGTAGCATCGCTTGGCAGGTGATGATCAGCGAAGGCACCCTGTTCGTCACCGACGACCGTGGCCAGCACGAACTGCAGCTGGAATGGCTGCTGGGCGAGCGTTGA
- the thrC gene encoding threonine synthase yields the protein MRYISTRGQAPALNFEEVLLAGLASDGGLYVPENLPRFSLEEIASWAGLPYHELAFRVMKPFVAGSIADAEFKAILEETYAGFAHSAIAPLRQLDANEWVLELFHGPTLAFKDFALQLLGRLLDHVLAKRGERVVIMGATSGDTGSAAIEGCKRCENVDIFILHPHQRVSEVQRRQMTTLLGDNIHNIAIEGNFDDCQEMVKASFADQGFLKGAPLVAVNSINWARIMAQIVYYFHAALQLGGPARSIAFSVPTGNFGDIFAGYLARNMGLPVSQLVVATNRNDILHRFMSGNRYDKQQLEASLSPSMDIMVSSNFERLLFDLHGRDGLALAELMANFRSSGTLSVADDRWTEARKLFDSLAVSDEETCATIAEVYAATGEVLDPHTAIGVRAARECRRSLATPMVVLGTAHPVKFPEAVEKAGIGATLSLPTHLADLLQREERCTVLPNDLAAVQAFVARHGKRGQPL from the coding sequence ATGCGTTACATCAGTACCCGCGGCCAGGCGCCCGCGCTGAATTTCGAAGAAGTGCTGCTGGCGGGTCTCGCCAGTGATGGTGGTCTCTACGTACCGGAGAACCTGCCGCGGTTTTCCCTGGAGGAGATCGCCTCCTGGGCCGGTCTGCCCTATCACGAGCTGGCCTTCCGGGTGATGAAGCCCTTCGTCGCCGGCTCCATCGCCGATGCCGAATTCAAGGCCATCCTGGAAGAGACCTACGCCGGTTTCGCCCACAGCGCCATCGCGCCGCTGCGCCAGCTGGACGCCAACGAGTGGGTGCTGGAGCTGTTCCATGGCCCGACCCTGGCCTTCAAGGACTTCGCCCTGCAGCTGCTCGGCCGGTTGCTCGACCATGTACTGGCCAAGCGCGGCGAGCGCGTGGTGATCATGGGCGCTACCTCCGGTGACACCGGCTCGGCGGCCATCGAGGGCTGCAAGCGCTGCGAAAACGTGGACATCTTCATCCTGCATCCGCACCAGCGGGTGTCGGAAGTGCAGCGCCGGCAGATGACCACGCTGCTGGGCGACAACATCCACAACATCGCCATCGAAGGCAACTTCGACGACTGCCAGGAGATGGTCAAGGCCAGCTTCGCCGACCAGGGCTTCCTCAAGGGCGCGCCGCTGGTGGCGGTCAACTCGATCAACTGGGCGCGGATCATGGCCCAGATCGTCTACTACTTCCATGCGGCCCTGCAGCTGGGCGGCCCGGCGCGCTCCATCGCCTTCTCCGTGCCCACCGGCAACTTCGGCGACATCTTCGCCGGCTACCTGGCGCGCAACATGGGCTTGCCGGTGAGCCAGCTGGTCGTGGCGACCAACCGCAACGACATCCTGCACCGCTTCATGTCGGGCAACCGCTACGACAAGCAGCAGCTGGAGGCCTCGCTGTCGCCGTCCATGGACATCATGGTGTCGTCCAACTTCGAGCGTCTGCTGTTCGACCTGCACGGTCGGGACGGCCTGGCCCTGGCCGAGCTGATGGCGAATTTCCGTAGCAGCGGCACCCTGTCGGTGGCGGATGATCGCTGGACCGAGGCACGCAAGCTGTTCGACTCCCTGGCTGTCAGCGACGAAGAGACCTGCGCCACCATCGCCGAGGTCTATGCGGCTACTGGCGAAGTGCTGGATCCGCACACCGCCATTGGCGTGCGCGCCGCTCGCGAATGCCGCCGCAGCCTGGCCACCCCCATGGTGGTGCTGGGTACCGCCCACCCGGTGAAATTCCCCGAAGCGGTGGAAAAGGCCGGCATCGGCGCAACGCTGAGCCTGCCGACCCACCTGGCCGACCTGCTGCAACGCGAAGAGCGCTGCACCGTGCTGCCCAACGACCTCGCCGCCGTCCAGGCCTTCGTCGCCCGCCACGGCAAGCGTGGTCAGCCGCTGTAG